The Triticum urartu cultivar G1812 chromosome 6, Tu2.1, whole genome shotgun sequence genome includes the window GTTCCCGCTCATCACTTCTGTCTGGTTTGTGATCATCCGAGAGCGCAATAGCTGCAAAGAAGACAGACCGAACTGATTTACCAATATGTTATATGATCCTTATGTGTATTCCTATATCAACAGATACTGGTAGATAAGCTGCTCGTGCAATATAATCTTGCTTTCTTGCACAAATGTAATTTGCAAGCCAACCACGAAATTTAGGCAACAAGGTCATAGATGCATTATCCAATGAAATACTAACAGTGATAAAATGTTAGCCAACACAATTCCGATTCGGTCTTGGTGTTTTCCATATAGGCATTTTCAGGTGCTGTTTTACATGTATATGCATTTTCTCAAATACACTACCAGTTTGCACCCTTGTACATACCTAAAAAAAGATACGTCCAGTACTCCATTTGACAGAGAAAAGTGAATGTAAAATTAACTAGCGTGCATTACTGACATGATACAAAATAAATACTAACTCTAATAACATATAAATTGCTCCATGACACACCATCTCGACGAGATTCATCGGAAATTTGAATAACACACCAGGATCATGATAATAAGTAATGTATGCAAACATTTATTACAATAACATATAATGCATGGTTAACACTAATTGGGATAAAAGTTTCGGAAAAAAAATCACACCTTTGCCCGCCTTCGATATTACAGCCCGTGAATCACCAACATTTGCCACATAAAGATGGTTGCCAATCAAAATTGCGGTTGATGCAGTTGACCCGTCCTCTCTATGAATATTGGTTTCAGCATCCAAGAAATCTGAGTCAGTCTTCGTATAGCTCTCACCTGAGAATTACCATTAGTTAGTATGGCTGATTACCTACTAGATGCATTGAATGATTTTGAAATAACACTCATGAGTAGACATCATACTTATTGCTGTTTTTGTATCACTAATGAAAGCTGGATGTTTCAAGAGATTTTCAAATAAGTGCTCCTTGAGATACTCAGCGGCACATGAACCACCATGTCCTGTGATGACAAAAGAATTTTAGTCTGAACAATAAACGAGACAGAATGAAGTGCTCGAACAGTGAATTTCTCACCATCAAATACTCCAAAGAGGTTTATATGTTTAGCATCTATTTTAGATGATTTCATGTCGTAGAAGTCTTCCATACTTGCTCTTCTCCCtctgaagctagaatatccgcaATGCAAGCTTCCATCCTCACTGCAACCACAGGTGCTCGCAAGGGAAGAATTAAGGAATATTATAGATGAAGAATAGGCTTACAGTTGCCACATGCACTATCAAGGTTAAACAGCTCATATGGTTTGGTAATTGCTGGCAAGAGCATCTCCAAGTGGTGGTTTTATAACCTTATAGGTGCTTGATAGTGTCACAGTAACACACATCACCAAGCACCGCTTAAAAGAAagagaaaagtatacttttcgtcCCTTAACTTTTGTCCAAGTCTAGATTTGGTCCCTCATCTTCGAAACCGGACAACATGCACCCCCAACTACTGAAACCGGACAAGATTCGTCCCTGGTCTCGATTTTGAGCGGTTTTGGTGCTGGCTCACCCCGGTTTTGACCGGTGCTAACTTAAATACGTGTATATCTTTCAAATATGTGAATCTTCTGAATTCATGTACTTTTTCCAAATCTCTGTACTTTTTCACGTTTGCGTAAAATTTCAAATTTACATACCTTTTTGAAATCCGCACTATTTTCAAATCCACGTACTTTTTCAAGTTCACATAATTTTCCAAATCCTCATACTTTTTCTAGTTCGCGTATTTTTCTTCAATCCGCGTACTTTTTTCATGTTCGTGTACTGCTTTCAAATCCATGTactttttcaaattcatgaacttttacAGAAAGTACGCATATTTGAAAAAAAAGCACTTGAAAATGGTATGGAGACCTGAATAAAATAAACGTATTTGAAGAAAGTACACGAATTTGAGTCAAAACACGGGCAAAACCGGCAAAAGTCAGCACCAAAACTGGTCAAAACCATGTCCAGGGACGAACCTTGTCCGGTTTTAGTAGTTCAGGGTGCAAGTTGTCCGGTTTCGGAGTTGAGGGACCAAATCTAGACTCTGCCAAGAGTTGAGGGACGAAAAATATACTTTTCTCTAAAAGAAAATACCAGTGTAGGTACAATTGTACAGATCACACTCTGAGTAAACTAACAACAAAAACTATGCATTGTATGTTCGTTTATTAAAATGGTTTATAGCAGTTTTTTCACACAAAAAGGctcagtgagagagagggagagagaaataAAGACACAAGCAATTGATGCCCACACTATTGATCACATCCCAATTAACATCACACTCTTATCCATGGTAAAACATAGTACTAATTACAACATATTACATGAGATGTTTCTGCATTTCTCACCAAGTTAGATAATTTGGGGAACATCGATCGATGACTCAGAGGCATGACTAATTCAATAGGCAACCTTTGAAAAAGTTTATATAATCCAGTTTTAAGTATTTCTAACCTTTTCTTCTGATAACGTCATAGTGGTCGCACGGCCCACATGGTAATTTACTATGATGTGCCAACAGTGATTGTGTATACGGACCACCGTTGAAGCATGCTCTTGACACGAGGGATTTCTCTATAACCATGTCAGCAACTCAGCATACAATGCATCTACATATATACACCTAACAATCGCTACATTAGAGCATCTTGAACAGGCACCCCAAAACTACCTCACGTGCTAAAAACCAGCGTTTTTGTGCGCCGGAGGAAAAAAAAAGCGCTCCAGCAGGCGTTGTAAAGTAGAGGGCGCTAAAAAAACTTCAGCGCACGGGTGTGCGCGCGGGCTATGGGGCTGCAAATTTGAGGCACCGGATTGTGCGCGGGGGCTGCTGCAGGTGGGGCCGCCGCATTGGGCATCGTGTTTTTGTcatagttttaaatagccggCTATAGCTCCGCTATAGCCCGCTATAGCCTTTTCAGCAGGGTGCCACTAAATGGACTCATGTATAAATTTCCCGCtatagcctgctatagcccgctATAGCTCCGCTATAGCTGATTTTGAGGTCCGCTGCTATTTGGCATAGcccgctatttaaaacattgCTTTTGTGCGTCTGGAAAACCTCCCGCGCGCAAAAACGCTATTTCGGCGCTGCAAAACTTTTTTATTAGCGCGTCGCGCTACCGCGcgtctgttggagatgctcttacaaGTTGCGGCAAAGAGCGACAACAAGTGAGGACTGAGGAGTGACAAGGAACCAAGCTACGTAATCTTTCCCAGTGACCATCTTACTTTTGTGGTACGAAAGTGCTTAGGTTGTTTCATCTACACCCCAGGGAAACAATGCCATTGTTAACTTAGCCTAGAACTAGAAGTACAGATTCTAGCATGCAAAGACCTAGAGAGTTGTAGCTAGGGTCATCCGAGAGAGCATGAGGTTACCTCTTCCAGCCGCCGCATATGTGCTCCTTCCCGTCCTCCTGCTCACTCTCCTTGGGCGCCGTCGCCACCGCCGTGGTCACATCCCCGGCTCCCCTTGCCGCCCAAGCGGACGATGATGCGTCGACCATCGTCTTGGTGGCCCACACGCGGAACCGGTGGTACTTCAGCGGGTGCCACCTGGCGATCTTCTTAAACCTCACTGGCCTAGGCGGCCGCGCAGCCATCGTTATCGCGGCAGCCGGTGGAGACGGCGAGCTCGAGGTGGAGGCCTCCTGGTCCTTCACGCCTCCGTCGGGCACCATCTAAATATCTTCAAACAGCCAACAATCAAGCTTCTCCGGTCTGGACTTGGGCGGTGGCCGGCGAGCGTGGGTAAGTTGTAGGGGGGCGAGTTGAACCGATGGAAAACGGAGGAGAGAGTCCGGGTGTGATTTCCTGGCTTTTTGGAAGAAAATTTTTTTGTAGGGGTTTTGGGAAGAAATCGAGTCCTTTTTTTTTAGTAAAGGAATAAATCGAGTCCTTGGCTCCTTGTTCCCCCCCTCGATCGCGCTTGGACGAGCGGATGGGCTTGGCCTATCCGAATCCGATACATATTGCGATCGTGGAGACCCACTCGCCTACAAGTAAACAAGTCAACCTGAACAGAACACGCACACCCTCTCGCCATCGATCGCCGGCCGGTAGATTGAGATGGAGGGCTCAGCGTGCAAACCAGCGACCGCGGAGACGCCGGCGCCGATGGGCCCGGACGATGCCGACGAGGAGAGTTGCGTATGAGGCGAAGAAATTCGCTTCGCACGTTCGTGTCTGGGAATCTGCATGGGGCGAAACCTGCGGTTTCTTCACGGACTCGAGTGAGTTACCAACGAGTCAATCAATCAATCTCGTTTAACTAGCACTAACTATTCATCCATGCATGCTAGAACATCTTTATTTTCTGACATGCGCTTCACTTGCTTGCAGCGGCGCTAAGCTCCATGCAGTTTACACACTACACGCCCGGACACATATCTTCCCAGGGAGCCGGGTCCAACCCGGCGACCTTGCAGGTCCTCTCCATCAAGCTCGTAAAAGTAGCCGGTGGCCTCCAGTGGCCATTGTTCGTTTACGGCATGGTTGCCGTCCGCGACGTCGCGGATCACAACCGCAACATTCTCTTCTCCCGCGGCAGGAGCGAGGCCCTGGAACTCACACAAGATGTAAGCATTGCTACAATCCTCATTTCTCTTTTCTTTGGAGATCTTGATTATTGCACAGGCTTCTCTTGTGTCAACCTCTCTGTTATTATTTCCTTTCTTGGGGGTACCTATATATCTTGCTTATTAATGGCGTGATTGATCGATGATGCTTGCAGGATCCTTTTTTTCCCTTGATTGGCCCGTCACGTGCCATTGTGTTTACTGACTTGGTTGACATTGAAATCCAACTAAAAGTAAAAGGTGGAGGCACAAAAGCGTCTCAAGATAAAGCATTGATAAATTATGTGTCCAACTATGGCGGTGCATATGGCCCTGGTGCATCTACACTTTCCGTTGAGAACTCTTTTTGCACGCTAGAGTTATGCTTGCAGACTGTCAAACGAACCGTCCAGGCCACTATCATGCTTGTCCAGGTCGTCAAACATGGGTCATGGCCTTTCAAATATGGTGGCCGAGTTGCTTGCTCCCCACTATCTGGGGAACTTATGTTCAATGATAGTGGATTCACTCATATCATTAATCCCTCGTCTAACCAAATTGTATTGCTTGATTcaaaaattgaagcaatgccgGAGTGTTTTGATGGTTACCTATATCTATCGAGGCAAGTTGTTTCTGTAGAAATTGAAGGAGTGTTGGACATTGTCATACAAACCTACTCCAAATCTGGCGACATAGCGGCACATGGTCATGTTCGTTTCAGGCCCAACTATTGCGGCATAAGCCAGGATAAATTTGCCCTTGGTGATGCTCAGGTATTGGTTACTGTTGCTTGGTCCCTCGTGGCTACGAGCAAGAGGGAAATTGTGGCAGAACGAAGCATTGTTTGAATACTAAGATATGATATTTGGCTGTGGAACACCAACCAAACCCTTACTCTGATTTCCATGTAATTTGTCCAGCTATTTGTACTTTAAGTTATACTGTGTGTAGTGCTTCAGTTTTCATTAATCAACATCATCATTGTCAATTAGTTGTGCATTGGTCCTCTTGTTGAATTTAATTCTGGTAGAATACTTGGTTTCATGAACGATTCATCATTCACTAGATAAGAGGCGTGGGTGAACCCTTATCACAAAAGTATGGGCAAAACTTTTACAGCAGAATACATTTGGGCATAAGCTTCCTAGTCATTTATACCACGAAATTATCCACGACAATTTGCACAGATTTTGTGCCACTCAACCTCTACTGTAAATAGGGTGTGTGAACTGTGATACAACCATGTGTTGCACTAACAGATCAATCAATCAATCTTGTTTAACCAGAAGTGTTCATGTTATGTCAGATCGCCGTTGTATAAAGCAAAAGGGAAGGGCTTGGTTATCTAGTAGTATAGTTCATGCATGCTAGAACATTCATCACACATCCTAAATATCACACAGAGATTTGTGTTCCTTCCAATCAGTCTTTTTCTATCGGTGCAACCATTTTTAGCTCCCGACGATttatcattttattttattttattagggAAAAGGCCCAAGTTCATACATTAAATAAGTCAGGCCCTACAAGACCTTCCTTCCAAGAGTATGAATTGTAGAAAAATCTTGAAGAAATCAGTGTCGTCTTACTTTTCCATCCACCTGCAGCGAGCTATAAGCGGAGCTTGTTCTGCCTACGGGTCTTCATCTTATCGGAGCAACGTTGATGAAACCTATAACTGGTAGAAGCAGCGGATATGAAGTCATCGACATAGACTAGAAGATGTCGTGACCAGGATATGAAAAGTTCATCTTCTGAGCAAAGATACCACAGGGGAGGGCCAGATGAAAATCCCAATTCAGGCTAGAGGGAGGAAGGGGACACAAACCTCACAAGTTTCCTAATGAAAACATATGAAGTTGAGCTTCATCGAATGGAGAAGGACCTGGGGAAGAAAAACACCTCGCGATGCCATCCCCATCGCATGACATCCCTGCCATGGACGGATGCTAATCACGCAAGACCAAATGGCCGATGATCGATATCGTCCCAAACTCGTCCACAACCCACTGAGGAAGATCATAGACATGGGAAAAGCCGAGAAACTATTATTCTCATCGTTGCTGCTGCACCAACTTAATTGGTATAAAAAAAACTCAAAACCCCTACTGGGCGCGAACCGAACTCACAAATCTAGGGTTTTAGCACCCTTCTACCAACATAGTGGTCCATGGAAGGTAGGGAACTTGCGGCGGCACAGGTGGGTGGAGGGGGAGTACAGTTACCTCCTTACCCCCTACTATTGAACCCGAGAAAAAAATGATTCGTTGGTGTGCAACTAAAAACAGATCTATTGGTACGGTGTGATGAGATCATTTATCATTTATATGATTTTGTTTTGCGATTAAAATCATGTCAATCGGTGTGGTGTGCTGGGAAGGACGTGTGAAACGATGTACATACAGGTCCTTTGCCTTTTAGAAATAATAGTACCATGTAAGCTTCTTTCGGTTGTCCACAACTACCGTACTTTGGCAACATATATCCACACTGTTGTGAAATTCTACAAGTGATTTAGAGTAAAAGTAAGTTCCCTAGCTTGGTGGCATTTCCTTTTTCGAAAAGATTAGATCTATTATAAAGATTCACCTGAAGTACAAAACACCTCAAACATAATTAAAATTTCATCGAGGTTCATGGACCACCGAACGATCATTGCCGCCGCTAGTAGCTTGGTAGCATTTGATCACCACTTCCATGGTGTTTGATGTCATTCCCACACTCATATGTAGGTGATAGGGTCATGGAAAGTGAAAGCAACAACACATAATCGACTTTGATCCAATGATGCTTCTCTAGTACCCTGTCACGAGCTTCGGGCTAAACACTCTATAGGCGATGTTTATTTTTCTTAGTAGTGCTAGGTCCGGCCCTAATTATTTATACTTGGTGATGGAAATGTTTTCCCTCATTACCTTGTTGGAGGTTTTGCTTGGAGTTTTCGGACTTGATCCTCAGGGTGAAAACCATCGATCTAGCCTTCGGTGGTTGCATCCGATGAGCGCGCCGTTCCCTTCCTTGAGGTGGTTCTTTTGAAGAATATTCTCGTAGTATTTTGTGTTGTCATGATATGGCTTGTGCCAATGATTCTTGTTGTATTGTTTCATCAATCATCGTTTTTATCATTTTGGGATTTTTGTCGTTTGCCCAGAAAAACTTTGATTTTGTATGACTTTGCTCTTTGTACGCCTGACCATATATGTGTTTCCGTTGGTATTGGTTGTGTCCATCCTAGTCACACAACGGTAGGGTATCTTTTTTTTGAAGTTAAAGGTAGGGTATCTAAACATTATGTTTTTATTCACTTGATGTTCTGTAAGTCAATAAACAACGCCCCTTACTGGAAATCCATTTTGCTAGCATTTAGTCTAAGTGCAGGGTTTACtagagcatctacaaccgcaATTGCCTAATTCCGACCCCGAAAC containing:
- the LOC125516951 gene encoding probable protein phosphatase 2C 7, translating into MVPDGGVKDQEASTSSSPSPPAAAITMAARPPRPVRFKKIARWHPLKYHRFRVWATKTMVDASSSAWAARGAGDVTTAVATAPKESEQEDGKEHICGGWKSEDGSLHCGYSSFRGRRASMEDFYDMKSSKIDAKHINLFGVFDGHGGSCAAEYLKEHLFENLLKHPAFISDTKTAISESYTKTDSDFLDAETNIHREDGSTASTAILIGNHLYVANVGDSRAVISKAGKAIALSDDHKPDRSDERERIENAGGVVTFSGTWRVGGVLAMSRSFGDRLLKRFVVAEPEIQEQEIDDELEYLILASDGLWDVVSNDHAVAFVKDEMGPEAAARKLTEIAFARGSTDNITCVVVEFRHAN
- the LOC125516952 gene encoding uncharacterized protein LOC125516952; this encodes MPTRRVAYEAKKFASHVRVWESAWGETCGFFTDSTALSSMQFTHYTPGHISSQGAGSNPATLQVLSIKLVKVAGGLQWPLFVYGMVAVRDVADHNRNILFSRGRSEALELTQDDPFFPLIGPSRAIVFTDLVDIEIQLKVKGGGTKASQDKALINYVSNYGGAYGPGASTLSVENSFCTLELCLQTVKRTVQATIMLVQVVKHGSWPFKYGGRVACSPLSGELMFNDSGFTHIINPSSNQIVLLDSKIEAMPECFDGYLYLSRQVVSVEIEGVLDIVIQTYSKSGDIAAHGHVRFRPNYCGISQDKFALGDAQVLVTVAWSLVATSKREIVAERSIV